A genomic region of Desulfosarcina ovata subsp. ovata contains the following coding sequences:
- a CDS encoding polyprenyl synthetase family protein, whose amino-acid sequence MPEMNRGHHHATFLAKAPPLQTLLAELKQGLAQYWTVADQILRPAGVALEPPGRESFAWQKNFFSLLFLYSYQRAGIPSRRRILYAATLQCLRGMVTGCDNLLDDEYKATLETDLPPGGYRFRSVVDIMVSDRVLFQILMDAAGKGDIPIDRVTDAAAASMRTMTRSGRQEAGEEAGIDTILAPDVILESIHHYKTGILFQCPWDIPLTFETITENRLAPLLEGLYRIGMGCQIMDDMVDLAIDVEKRRHNYLVSLIYHDGHAAEKDRLNRIMRTKPASLHASHFPEALHQAATRARLLLEQGLGTLFWPQHRKLIPPAIRFLEKRIGMSALMNEASG is encoded by the coding sequence ATGCCTGAGATGAATCGCGGCCATCATCATGCGACCTTCCTGGCCAAGGCTCCACCCCTGCAGACGCTGCTGGCCGAACTGAAGCAGGGCCTTGCGCAGTACTGGACGGTCGCGGATCAAATTCTGCGACCGGCCGGCGTGGCCCTCGAACCGCCGGGAAGGGAATCCTTTGCCTGGCAGAAGAATTTTTTCTCACTGCTTTTTCTCTACTCCTACCAGCGGGCCGGCATCCCCTCCCGGCGCCGGATTCTCTATGCCGCCACCCTGCAGTGCCTGCGAGGCATGGTGACCGGTTGCGACAACCTGCTGGACGACGAGTACAAGGCAACCCTTGAAACCGATCTTCCGCCAGGCGGGTACCGCTTCCGCTCGGTGGTTGATATCATGGTTTCGGATCGGGTGCTTTTCCAGATTCTCATGGATGCGGCCGGGAAAGGAGACATTCCCATCGACCGGGTCACCGACGCAGCGGCGGCATCCATGCGCACCATGACCCGCAGCGGGAGACAGGAAGCCGGGGAAGAAGCCGGCATCGATACCATTCTGGCACCGGATGTCATCCTCGAATCGATCCATCACTATAAAACCGGCATTTTGTTCCAGTGTCCGTGGGACATCCCGCTGACGTTCGAAACGATAACCGAAAACAGGCTGGCTCCGCTGCTGGAAGGGCTGTACCGGATCGGCATGGGCTGCCAGATCATGGACGACATGGTCGATCTGGCCATCGATGTGGAAAAAAGAAGGCACAATTATCTGGTTTCACTGATTTATCACGATGGTCACGCGGCAGAAAAGGATCGGCTGAATCGGATCATGCGCACCAAACCGGCGTCCCTGCACGCCAGCCACTTTCCCGAGGCGCTGCATCAGGCCGCGACCCGCGCCCGCCTTTTGCTGGAACAGGGACTGGGCACCCTTTTCTGGCCCCAGCACCGCAAACTGATCCCCCCGGCCATCCGGTTTCTGGAAAAACGCATCGGCATGTCGGCACTGATGAATGAGGCCAGCGGGTGA
- a CDS encoding class I SAM-dependent methyltransferase: MELQSVSTRGRTLDHAARVYDLLEPLLLLGKQAEYDLHLLSLLNVSASDRVLDLGCGTGVLTRMIADRLNPAEGGESVGIDAAARMVAVARKKRASENCRFEVMAAEALGFADATFDAVVSSLFFHHVPLDLKESALTEAFRVLKPGGRLVIADMHIPTTRMGALVSHVSRWFFMQPQIGENIRGVLPRVIEAAGFAPPSIVAVYFGYIALFNTRKPNA, translated from the coding sequence ATGGAACTTCAATCGGTTTCCACACGCGGGCGAACCCTGGATCATGCCGCGCGGGTCTATGACCTCCTGGAGCCCTTGCTCCTTTTGGGCAAACAGGCCGAGTACGATCTTCATCTTCTCTCCCTGCTGAATGTGAGCGCATCGGATCGAGTTCTCGATCTGGGATGTGGAACCGGCGTACTCACGCGCATGATTGCAGACCGGTTGAATCCAGCCGAGGGAGGGGAAAGCGTGGGTATCGATGCGGCCGCCAGAATGGTTGCCGTGGCGCGCAAGAAACGGGCGTCGGAAAACTGCCGCTTCGAAGTGATGGCTGCCGAAGCGCTGGGTTTTGCCGACGCCACCTTCGATGCTGTGGTATCGAGTCTCTTTTTTCACCACGTTCCCCTGGATCTTAAGGAAAGCGCCCTGACCGAGGCGTTTCGGGTTCTCAAGCCGGGAGGCCGGCTGGTCATCGCCGACATGCACATTCCCACGACCCGGATGGGCGCTTTGGTCTCCCACGTATCGCGTTGGTTTTTCATGCAGCCCCAGATTGGTGAGAACATCCGCGGGGTCCTGCCCCGGGTTATCGAGGCGGCGGGGTTTGCACCACCTTCGATCGTGGCCGTCTATTTCGGATACATTGCCCTGTTCAACACCCGCAAACCGAATGCCTGA
- a CDS encoding HD domain-containing protein, which translates to MDTVYLEIRKIARDIVARYPQPDFYGDHASEAKDARRFYRTDAVIVRLRQNMTDCLDNDFGHGMGHAKKVTIDAGTLVIIESRRAGHAETQVRRNLLLAQCAGLLHDICRKEKDHAEKGAETARQILNGYPLGPDEITAVCAAIRNHEAFVRMEHLPVRQARLLSDCLYDADKFRWGPDNFTHTLWDMVSFSNPSLKTFLDHYPAGMAILKKIRKTFRSRTGRRYGPQFIDMGLAIGEELYEIILTEFVNPT; encoded by the coding sequence ATGGACACGGTTTACCTGGAAATTCGAAAAATCGCTCGCGACATTGTGGCCCGTTATCCCCAGCCGGATTTTTACGGTGACCATGCGTCGGAGGCGAAGGATGCTCGGCGCTTCTACCGGACCGATGCCGTCATCGTACGTCTGCGCCAGAATATGACCGACTGTCTGGACAACGATTTCGGTCACGGGATGGGCCACGCGAAAAAAGTGACCATCGATGCCGGCACCCTGGTGATCATCGAAAGCCGACGGGCCGGCCATGCCGAAACCCAGGTGCGCCGAAACCTGCTGCTGGCCCAGTGCGCCGGCCTGCTGCACGACATCTGCCGCAAAGAGAAAGACCATGCAGAAAAGGGCGCCGAAACCGCACGCCAAATCCTGAACGGCTACCCACTGGGCCCCGATGAAATCACCGCGGTCTGTGCGGCGATCCGCAATCACGAGGCCTTTGTTCGGATGGAGCATCTGCCCGTCCGGCAGGCACGCCTGCTCTCCGACTGCCTGTATGACGCAGACAAATTCCGCTGGGGGCCGGACAACTTCACCCACACCCTCTGGGACATGGTCAGTTTCTCGAATCCGTCGCTGAAAACATTTCTGGATCACTACCCGGCGGGGATGGCCATTTTGAAAAAAATCCGCAAGACCTTCCGCTCCCGTACCGGTCGGCGTTACGGGCCGCAGTTTATCGACATGGGGCTCGCTATTGGTGAAGAGCTTTATGAAATCATTTTGACCGAGTTCGTCAACCCGACCTGA
- a CDS encoding quinone oxidoreductase family protein: MSKAIVIHQTGDPTVMQWENFDPGEPCPGEVRLRQEAVGLNFIDIYHRTGLYPLPALPAVPGLEGAGVVESVGTGVSEFKPGDRVAYAGVPPGAYAQERCIPAHRLVKLPDGINTRQAAGMMLRGMTARYLLVGCYPVKAGSRILVHAAAGGVGTLLCQWGRHLGAEVIGTVGSVEKAELAKQNGCQHPILYAETDFVAAVKEITDGQGVDVVYDGVGQATFMQSLDCLRPMGTMVSFGQSSGAIAPLDVGLLSAKGSLFLTRPSLMAYTAKRDDLLAHARDLFDVVTAGAVKIAIGQTYPLEAAAQAHQDLESRKTTGSTVLIP; encoded by the coding sequence ATGAGCAAAGCCATCGTGATCCATCAAACGGGCGATCCCACGGTCATGCAATGGGAAAATTTCGACCCCGGCGAGCCCTGCCCGGGGGAGGTTCGCTTGCGCCAGGAGGCCGTTGGTCTCAACTTTATCGATATTTATCATCGCACGGGGCTCTACCCGCTGCCAGCCCTGCCGGCGGTACCGGGGCTGGAAGGTGCCGGTGTCGTGGAATCGGTAGGCACCGGGGTGTCCGAATTCAAACCAGGCGATCGGGTAGCCTACGCCGGCGTACCACCCGGCGCCTATGCCCAGGAACGCTGCATTCCGGCCCATCGCCTGGTCAAGCTGCCGGACGGCATCAATACCCGGCAGGCCGCGGGTATGATGCTCAGGGGCATGACGGCCCGGTATTTGCTTGTCGGATGCTATCCGGTCAAAGCCGGCAGCCGCATCCTTGTCCATGCCGCGGCCGGCGGCGTCGGCACCCTTTTATGCCAATGGGGGCGCCATCTGGGCGCCGAGGTGATCGGCACGGTAGGATCCGTGGAAAAGGCCGAACTGGCCAAGCAGAACGGCTGCCAGCACCCGATTCTGTACGCGGAGACCGATTTTGTGGCGGCGGTCAAGGAGATCACCGACGGTCAGGGGGTGGATGTGGTTTACGACGGTGTCGGCCAGGCCACCTTCATGCAATCCCTGGACTGCCTGCGGCCCATGGGCACCATGGTCTCCTTTGGCCAGTCATCGGGTGCGATAGCGCCGTTGGATGTGGGGCTCCTCTCGGCAAAAGGGTCCCTGTTCCTCACCCGGCCCAGTCTGATGGCCTACACGGCCAAGCGCGATGATCTGCTGGCCCACGCCCGGGATCTTTTTGACGTGGTGACCGCCGGGGCCGTAAAGATTGCCATCGGCCAGACCTACCCGCTGGAAGCCGCGGCCCAGGCCCATCAGGACCTGGAATCCCGCAAAACCACGGGCAGCACAGTATTGATCCCATAA
- a CDS encoding XTP/dITP diphosphatase: MNKSRILVIATRNKGKTAEIRDMLSGFPITIKNLDDFGPIPEVVEDGETFDENAYKKSSFTARVLGYPALADDSGLMVEALEGAPGVHSARWAGPEATDAERCSKLLTEMENQPNRKAAFACVISIAVPAGPALTYEGRCEGTILDAPAGSNGFGYDPVFFYAPLNKTFAQLTLAEKGRVSHRGRALQEVRDEFDKIIKWIDYQTPEPEIVGCQGE; this comes from the coding sequence ATGAATAAATCGAGGATACTTGTCATCGCCACCCGCAATAAGGGGAAAACGGCCGAAATCCGCGACATGCTCAGCGGCTTCCCGATTACCATAAAAAACCTGGATGATTTCGGTCCCATCCCGGAAGTCGTGGAAGACGGGGAGACATTCGACGAAAACGCCTATAAAAAATCGAGCTTCACGGCCAGGGTACTGGGTTATCCGGCCCTGGCCGACGATTCGGGACTGATGGTGGAGGCCCTGGAGGGGGCACCGGGCGTGCACAGTGCCCGCTGGGCCGGTCCCGAAGCCACCGATGCCGAGCGTTGCAGCAAATTGTTGACTGAGATGGAAAACCAGCCCAACCGCAAGGCGGCGTTTGCGTGTGTCATCTCCATTGCCGTTCCCGCCGGGCCGGCATTGACCTACGAAGGTCGCTGTGAAGGGACCATTCTGGACGCCCCGGCGGGCAGCAATGGATTTGGGTATGACCCGGTTTTTTTCTATGCACCGCTCAACAAAACCTTTGCGCAGTTGACCCTCGCCGAGAAAGGCCGCGTGAGTCATCGCGGCAGGGCCTTGCAGGAGGTTCGGGATGAATTTGACAAGATCATCAAGTGGATTGATTACCAGACGCCGGAACCGGAAATTGTCGGCTGCCAGGGCGAGTAG
- a CDS encoding phosphoenolpyruvate carboxykinase (GTP), with the protein MLKKNEGIDIVKELGGIQNVEQAQALFEKRLDSDHLIRIRKLSQPEILIKIANAIAMCDPARVYINTGSAADRQFIRQLALNKGEEAVLPMDGHTIHYDLKEEQGRIIDRTFYIANPDEKISSLANKILRDDALVEVRTKMAGIMSGGTMVVGLYMRGPVGAAATNPALELTSSAYVSHSAEILYRNAFDDFEKEVERLGHFYTNIHSEGLNRAEDLPNARVFMDRSHRTTYSFNCTYAGNTLLLKKGNHRFSVDKAVYEGEGRELAEHMFITGIDGPDGRVTWVAGAAPSGCGKTTTAMAGNHFVGDDLAQMWIDESGSVRSINPECGIFGIVEDVNGEGDPMLMDRLRNPGSEVIWSNVLIDETGTPHWTGNGEAQPIRGRNFQGPWKKGLQDANGKEIPISHPNARCTISSSALANYSEAAEAAEGVETRVITYSGRDSDTMPPVWVAKNSDHGVAIGACIVSAATATEVGASGVKRAPWANAPFIPGALGDYMKAQFDFFGSAAIADGKRPIMAGLNYFLTHEARGGSGKKLLGEKKDVKAWLAWLEQRAHGDVDAIETPIGFIPRYADMQRLFETRIDKAYPEDLYNRQFSLYVDNILARIDLQIAAYSKEENIPPRLFDVLKEQRDGLVALKEKFGPIVTPEQLSNM; encoded by the coding sequence ATGCTGAAAAAAAATGAAGGGATTGATATCGTCAAGGAGTTGGGAGGCATCCAGAACGTTGAACAGGCCCAGGCCCTGTTTGAAAAACGGCTGGACAGCGACCACTTGATCCGGATCCGCAAACTGAGCCAACCGGAAATTCTGATTAAAATCGCCAATGCCATCGCCATGTGCGATCCTGCCCGGGTTTACATCAACACCGGTTCCGCAGCGGATCGCCAGTTCATTCGCCAGCTGGCACTGAACAAAGGCGAAGAGGCGGTCCTGCCCATGGACGGGCATACCATCCACTACGACCTCAAGGAGGAACAGGGGCGCATCATCGACCGGACCTTCTACATTGCCAATCCGGACGAGAAGATCAGTTCCCTGGCCAACAAGATTCTCAGGGACGACGCCCTGGTGGAGGTACGCACCAAGATGGCCGGTATCATGAGTGGCGGCACCATGGTCGTGGGGCTTTACATGCGCGGTCCGGTTGGCGCCGCAGCCACCAACCCGGCCCTTGAACTGACCAGTTCGGCCTATGTATCACACAGCGCGGAGATTCTCTATCGCAACGCGTTCGACGATTTTGAAAAAGAGGTCGAACGCCTGGGCCACTTTTACACCAATATCCACAGCGAGGGCCTCAACCGGGCCGAAGATCTGCCCAACGCCAGGGTCTTCATGGACCGCAGCCACCGCACCACCTACTCCTTCAACTGCACCTATGCCGGCAACACGTTGCTGCTGAAAAAGGGCAACCACCGTTTCTCCGTGGACAAAGCCGTCTACGAAGGAGAAGGGCGGGAACTGGCCGAGCACATGTTTATCACCGGCATCGATGGTCCGGACGGGCGCGTTACCTGGGTCGCCGGAGCCGCCCCATCGGGCTGCGGCAAGACCACCACCGCCATGGCCGGCAATCACTTTGTGGGTGACGATCTGGCCCAGATGTGGATCGACGAAAGCGGCAGCGTACGCTCGATCAATCCGGAGTGCGGCATTTTCGGCATTGTTGAGGATGTCAATGGGGAGGGCGATCCCATGCTCATGGACCGGCTGAGAAATCCCGGATCCGAGGTGATCTGGTCCAATGTGCTGATCGATGAAACCGGCACCCCCCACTGGACCGGCAACGGCGAAGCCCAGCCCATCCGGGGCCGCAACTTCCAGGGCCCCTGGAAAAAGGGCCTGCAAGATGCCAATGGCAAGGAGATCCCCATTTCCCACCCCAATGCGCGCTGCACCATCTCCTCCTCGGCCCTGGCCAACTACTCGGAGGCAGCCGAAGCGGCCGAAGGGGTCGAAACCCGGGTAATCACTTACAGCGGCCGTGACAGCGATACCATGCCGCCGGTGTGGGTCGCCAAGAACTCCGACCACGGTGTTGCCATCGGGGCCTGCATCGTCTCGGCGGCCACGGCCACCGAGGTGGGTGCCAGCGGAGTCAAGCGGGCGCCGTGGGCCAATGCGCCTTTTATCCCCGGCGCCCTGGGGGATTACATGAAAGCGCAGTTCGATTTTTTTGGCAGTGCGGCCATTGCCGACGGCAAGCGGCCGATCATGGCCGGATTGAACTACTTTCTCACCCATGAGGCCCGGGGGGGCAGCGGCAAAAAACTGCTGGGCGAGAAAAAGGATGTCAAGGCCTGGCTGGCCTGGCTGGAGCAACGGGCCCACGGCGATGTGGATGCCATCGAGACGCCCATCGGCTTCATTCCCCGCTACGCCGATATGCAGAGGCTTTTCGAGACGCGGATCGACAAGGCCTATCCGGAAGATCTCTACAACCGTCAGTTTTCTCTTTATGTGGACAACATCCTGGCACGGATCGATCTCCAGATAGCCGCTTATTCCAAAGAAGAAAACATTCCCCCGCGGCTCTTCGACGTCCTGAAAGAACAGCGCGACGGCCTGGTGGCCCTGAAGGAAAAATTCGGCCCCATCGTCACGCCGGAACAGTTGTCGAACATGTAG
- a CDS encoding AmpG family muropeptide MFS transporter, translated as MPPPSIITSLLNRRMLVALVMGFSCGLPLLLTLSVLQAWMTEAGVDLTTIGLFSLVGLPYTLKFFWSPVFDRFALPVLGRRRGWLLIAQLALMGSLVWLGFSDPLDHPELLAVAALAVAFCSASQDIVVDAYRREDLPDRELGLGSSLYINGYRVGMLLASGGGLILADHIPFSMVYTIMALCLLPGVIATLLTPEPTVNQFPTTLKAAVVDPLVEYFSRTGAWWMLAFILMYKIGDTMAAAMTTPFYLDIGFTKTQIGAVVKLFGFWATVGGTLLGGIVIIRLGIIGSLWIFGILQALSTAGFALLAILGPNLAALSGVIAFENLTAGMGTSAYAAYMASITDKRFTATQYALLTSLMGVPRVLASAPTGYLATRLGWVGFFILCTLIAIPGLLLLLRIGGRHPD; from the coding sequence ATGCCACCACCATCCATCATCACCAGCCTGCTCAATCGCCGGATGCTCGTGGCGCTGGTGATGGGGTTTTCCTGTGGGCTGCCGCTGCTGCTGACCCTGTCGGTACTCCAGGCATGGATGACGGAGGCCGGTGTCGATCTGACCACCATCGGACTCTTCTCGCTGGTGGGATTGCCCTATACGCTCAAATTCTTCTGGTCCCCCGTCTTCGACCGGTTTGCCTTGCCGGTTCTCGGCCGACGACGCGGATGGCTCCTGATCGCCCAGCTGGCGCTGATGGGCAGCCTGGTCTGGCTGGGCTTCAGCGATCCGCTGGATCACCCCGAACTGTTGGCCGTCGCCGCCCTAGCGGTGGCTTTCTGCAGCGCCTCCCAGGATATCGTGGTCGATGCCTACCGACGCGAGGACCTGCCCGACCGGGAGTTGGGGTTGGGATCGTCGCTGTACATCAACGGCTACCGGGTAGGCATGCTTCTGGCTTCCGGTGGCGGCCTGATCCTGGCCGACCACATCCCTTTTTCAATGGTCTACACGATCATGGCCCTGTGCCTGCTGCCGGGGGTCATCGCCACCTTGCTGACCCCGGAACCGACGGTCAACCAATTTCCGACGACCCTCAAAGCCGCCGTGGTGGACCCTCTGGTGGAGTATTTCAGCCGCACCGGTGCGTGGTGGATGCTGGCTTTCATCCTGATGTATAAAATCGGCGACACCATGGCGGCAGCCATGACCACACCCTTTTACCTGGATATCGGCTTCACCAAAACCCAGATCGGCGCCGTGGTCAAGCTGTTCGGTTTCTGGGCCACGGTCGGGGGAACCCTGTTGGGCGGCATCGTGATCATCCGCCTGGGCATCATCGGCAGCCTGTGGATCTTTGGCATTCTGCAGGCGCTCTCCACCGCCGGATTCGCCCTGCTGGCGATTCTGGGCCCCAATCTGGCGGCATTGTCCGGGGTGATCGCCTTCGAAAACCTGACCGCCGGAATGGGCACCTCGGCCTACGCGGCGTATATGGCCAGCATTACCGACAAACGCTTCACCGCCACCCAGTATGCCCTGCTCACGAGCCTCATGGGGGTTCCCCGGGTGCTGGCCTCGGCACCCACCGGTTATCTGGCCACCCGGCTGGGCTGGGTCGGATTTTTCATCCTGTGTACCCTGATCGCCATTCCCGGTCTGCTTCTGCTGCTGCGCATCGGCGGGCGCCATCCGGACTGA